Proteins from a single region of Streptomyces vinaceus:
- a CDS encoding protein-L-isoaspartate O-methyltransferase family protein, with the protein MGISPTGLSHLLRPRLHHLPRRPATRVRRGSRAATPDAPATGALLDGLLGQVAEQLGRPLPARLRKAFHRVPRHRFLPDRIWLRDGSGGYRSVDRATEPDGWLAAAYTDQPLVTRFTDGLPSSSASMPSMVARMLLLAGLTEPTGQGQAPLRVLELGAGTGFNAGLLCILAGDEQVTTVDLDPTLAAGAQENLKRVGRAPTVVAADGAGGWPPGAPYDVVLATFSVDHIPPEWLAGIRPAGGRIVTPWTSPWCSYGTLELTATDTGPAHGRFHSFASFMPMARSHAESRPSTTAPAGDDSAAASSTGLSPWAVAGGDLDAEFHIGLTVPDASYAWDTSGDHAHTRLQIQDAATGSWATVDYDGRTAADFTVAQAGPRQLWDEVTAAYWRWEELGRPSVDRYGLTMTTGTTVVWAGSPASPVAER; encoded by the coding sequence ATGGGCATCAGCCCAACCGGCCTGTCCCACCTCCTCCGCCCCCGCCTCCACCACCTCCCCCGCCGCCCGGCAACCAGGGTCCGACGGGGTAGCCGTGCCGCCACCCCGGATGCCCCCGCTACCGGCGCGCTCCTCGACGGGCTGCTCGGCCAGGTCGCCGAGCAGCTCGGCCGACCCCTGCCCGCGCGCCTGCGGAAGGCCTTCCACCGTGTGCCGCGCCACCGGTTCCTGCCCGACCGGATCTGGCTGCGCGACGGATCGGGCGGCTACCGGTCCGTGGACCGGGCGACGGAGCCCGACGGCTGGCTGGCTGCGGCCTACACCGACCAACCGCTGGTCACCCGCTTCACCGACGGTCTGCCGTCCTCGTCGGCGTCCATGCCGTCGATGGTCGCCCGCATGCTCCTCCTGGCCGGCCTCACCGAACCCACCGGCCAAGGCCAAGCCCCACTCCGGGTGCTGGAGCTGGGCGCCGGGACCGGCTTCAACGCGGGACTGCTGTGCATCCTGGCCGGGGATGAGCAGGTCACCACGGTCGATCTCGACCCCACCCTCGCCGCTGGCGCGCAGGAGAACCTGAAGAGGGTCGGCCGGGCGCCGACGGTCGTGGCCGCGGACGGCGCCGGCGGATGGCCGCCGGGCGCCCCCTACGACGTCGTCCTGGCCACGTTCTCCGTCGACCACATCCCGCCCGAATGGCTGGCCGGGATCCGGCCGGCAGGCGGCCGCATCGTGACCCCCTGGACCTCGCCCTGGTGCAGCTACGGCACCCTCGAACTCACAGCCACGGATACCGGCCCCGCCCACGGACGCTTCCACTCCTTCGCCTCCTTCATGCCGATGGCACGCTCCCACGCCGAGTCCCGCCCGTCGACGACCGCGCCCGCGGGCGACGACAGCGCAGCCGCCTCGTCGACGGGGCTCTCGCCATGGGCGGTCGCGGGCGGCGACCTCGACGCCGAGTTCCACATCGGCCTCACCGTCCCCGACGCCTCGTACGCCTGGGACACCAGCGGCGACCACGCCCACACCCGCCTCCAGATCCAAGACGCGGCCACCGGCTCCTGGGCGACGGTCGACTACGACGGCCGCACCGCGGCCGACTTCACCGTGGCCCAAGCAGGACCCCGACAGCTGTGGGATGAGGTCACCGCCGCCTACTGGCGTTGGGAGGAGCTGGGCCGGCCGAGCGTCGACAGGTACGGCCTGACCATGACAACGGGTACGACCGTCGTGTGGGCGGGCTCTCCCGCGAGTCCCGTCGCCGAACGCTGA
- a CDS encoding ABC-three component system protein yields the protein MADGGEQYEASASALGYLFQFAKALHMCIEQWMSAGADWSVAVEAADDIEQHVGSVTDLVQLKQRAEGVRLTNLSKDLWKTLRIWAEGAAAGRLDLDHTNLYLLTTAELPRGSVGFLLQHRDSGHRDEDTALKLLCTAATTSDSKSKAMKESFAAFLGLATREVPLQRALLSRIEVIGGADDIDVVRSSMRGLAGLAAGRDAAESFLQRLEGWFYDRVIEQMRTPGGNPVTGVEFDEVFTGLQRQFSYDNLPIDPDITGMTGNVNEETDKIFVRQLGLIGVGSERIGYAVRDYVRAFAQRSRWLNENLLRPGEIGEYERRLVEEWQSRFAEMAEELGSEATEEQKKKEARTIYRWVDREARTQIRNGCHEVFVPKGSYHMLADECRVGWHPDFAARLMQLLEPVEAR from the coding sequence ATGGCAGACGGGGGCGAACAGTACGAGGCGTCAGCGTCGGCTCTCGGTTATCTGTTCCAGTTCGCCAAAGCGCTGCACATGTGTATCGAACAGTGGATGAGCGCTGGCGCGGACTGGAGCGTCGCGGTGGAGGCCGCTGACGACATCGAGCAGCATGTGGGCTCCGTGACGGATCTTGTGCAACTCAAACAGCGCGCCGAAGGCGTGCGTTTGACGAACTTGTCGAAGGACCTGTGGAAGACACTTCGGATCTGGGCGGAGGGCGCTGCGGCGGGGCGCCTCGATCTCGACCACACGAATCTGTATCTGCTCACCACGGCCGAGCTCCCCAGGGGCAGCGTCGGTTTCCTCCTGCAGCATCGCGACAGCGGCCACCGTGACGAAGACACGGCCCTGAAGCTGCTCTGCACTGCCGCCACGACCTCGGACAGCAAGAGCAAGGCCATGAAGGAGTCGTTCGCCGCCTTCCTGGGGCTGGCCACCCGCGAGGTACCACTCCAGCGGGCGTTGCTCTCGCGGATCGAGGTCATCGGCGGTGCGGACGACATCGACGTTGTCCGTTCCTCCATGCGGGGCCTTGCTGGGTTGGCTGCCGGCCGCGACGCAGCTGAGTCCTTCCTCCAGAGACTGGAGGGCTGGTTCTACGACCGGGTGATCGAGCAGATGCGTACGCCCGGCGGCAACCCGGTCACCGGTGTCGAGTTCGACGAAGTTTTCACGGGACTCCAGCGGCAGTTCAGCTACGACAACCTTCCGATCGACCCCGACATCACTGGCATGACTGGCAACGTCAACGAGGAGACCGACAAGATCTTCGTCAGGCAGCTTGGTTTGATCGGAGTCGGATCGGAACGCATCGGCTACGCGGTGAGGGACTACGTCCGGGCCTTCGCGCAGCGGTCTCGGTGGCTGAACGAGAATCTGCTGCGCCCGGGCGAGATCGGCGAATACGAGCGCCGGCTCGTGGAGGAGTGGCAGTCCCGCTTCGCAGAAATGGCGGAAGAGCTGGGATCCGAGGCGACCGAGGAACAGAAGAAGAAGGAGGCAAGGACGATCTACCGGTGGGTCGACCGGGAAGCCCGCACCCAGATCCGCAACGGATGCCACGAGGTGTTCGTACCCAAGGGCTCGTACCACATGCTGGCCGACGAGTGCAGGGTCGGCTGGCACCCGGACTTCGCGGCCCGCCTCATGCAGCTCCTTGAACCGGTGGAGGCTCGCTGA
- a CDS encoding three component ABC system middle component: MDLSREERVLYNPAFTGLLCTRAVQGHAMQYEGAACPLPVAVVAAVMALQPSIRSVLPGTMKTGLMKWLDTNEAVRIAMSRNAAPIAGVVRPGLLFALQVGALRAQGNGLSLAAGPTTKTVKGATQQTIAIQNAALLLGRWLPSTGSLSTVLTLLGVKP, encoded by the coding sequence ATGGACCTGAGCCGCGAAGAGCGAGTCCTGTACAACCCTGCCTTTACCGGGCTGCTGTGCACCCGCGCCGTGCAGGGCCACGCGATGCAGTACGAAGGCGCTGCATGCCCCCTGCCCGTGGCCGTCGTGGCCGCGGTGATGGCCCTTCAGCCCTCGATCAGATCTGTGCTTCCCGGCACGATGAAGACCGGTCTCATGAAGTGGCTCGACACGAACGAGGCCGTGCGCATCGCCATGAGCCGCAACGCCGCACCGATCGCTGGGGTGGTCCGTCCCGGACTGCTCTTCGCCCTCCAGGTCGGTGCCCTTCGGGCCCAAGGGAACGGGCTCAGTTTGGCGGCCGGGCCGACGACCAAGACCGTCAAGGGCGCCACCCAGCAGACCATCGCGATCCAGAATGCCGCCCTGCTCCTCGGGCGTTGGCTGCCCAGCACCGGCAGCCTGAGTACCGTCCTGACGCTTCTCGGAGTCAAACCGTGA